A segment of the Lycium barbarum isolate Lr01 chromosome 7, ASM1917538v2, whole genome shotgun sequence genome:
GGTGGCCTACTCAGGGGAAGGCAGTGCAAAGTATTTTGACAAAAGTGATGCGAGAAGACGCATTCATATTGGGGAAAGCGCGATTTGGACATCAACCATGCTAAATAATTCTCACCCTTACTATTATGTAGAAGGTGGTAGAGCGCCAGAGCTACAGTCAAGTTATTTTATGAATATCTGTTTTAACTATCTCCCTCTGAGGTGCGATAATTCATTCATCATTAAGCCATATAGTCTACATCGCTTCAATCGTCAATTTGGGTTTTATCAAAACAAGCCTGGTATTTTGGGGAATGATGTCCGCGATGTATCTTTAGACGAAGGGCTCATGTTTTAGAGGATTTGCACGATGGATCGATCTATGTCACGAGCAGTTTTTCCTTCAATCACTTCCAATGTAAAGAAACTCTCTTCAGCTGACTACCAGACCTGGTGGAAAAAGATGCACGGGGATTTCCTTGACAAACACCTTCAGACTTTAATGAATATTGTTGGGCCAATTGCTACCGCACTCTTGGAAGAATCAGATGAAGTATGTGCAAATGAAGTCCCCAATACTAACATCCCTTGTGCTTCAAATGCTAAGTTGTCTAGGCAGCACTAAGGAAAGGAAGCTCAattgccttcaagtgttttaggAGAAGAATGCCCTACTCAAGTCATCTATTCTTCCAAAAGACTATCCCAAGAAAGGAGCGAGAGTAGCAATGGAGATCGTAACTTTAAGAGAGTGAAAGCACGTCCAAGTAGCTTGGAAGATACTAAAACTCCTGTGGTTGAAATCTCTGACAGCATTGGTAGCCCTTCGAAGACTAAGACAGCTCCTATTAAAGAGGTATGATAAAATAAACTTTTAGTTTACCAGGTATACCTCAGTGACCTTTACTAATTATTCGTCTTTCTTGTGCAGTCAAGTGGTCTTAGAGTATTACAACGAGAAGGGTCACAAGATAGTACTGAGTCTATATCTGGTCCGGACTTAATGCAATCACCTTTTACAGCTAGAGTAGGAAAAGATTCAACTTCCTTTCCTCGTGATGAAGTTAGAGAAAGATTGAGTTCTGATATACACAAGCGTCCAGTAGCTTCGGTGTCCGTGTTTGATGGAAAGAAGGTTGTCCTAGACCATCGAAAGAAGTTTATCTCTACTCTTTGGGATGTGATTCAAGGTAAGCTCTCGAGAAGTGATGTAGGTTGCGCTTCGTCCCTTGAAGATGAGATCCGAGTGATCCTCGAAGAGATGGATGGAAAGGATATGGATGTTTCACCTTTGACAAAATTATTGAACTACTTCTTTGAGTTTGCTGCTTCATATGACCAGGCACGATCAACTCTAAATGATAAGGATGTGGAAGCTACAAGAAAAGAGTCGTTTATAGCAGCTGGAGAGCGTCTTTCGAATGCCATGCTCGAAGAATACGAAAAGGTTGCAGAAGTATCCTATATCCATCAATCCCTAGATAATGTGAAGGAGAAGATAAAGAAGCTGCGAAAAACAAGAGAGATTTAGAAGCCCTCATATAAGTCACTgagaaagaagttgaagaagccAAATTATGAGCCTCGACTGTTAGCAATGAGTTCAATGCATGCTTTGACGTAGACTTATCGAATGCTGACGACTTGATTGATTTGGAGCAGAAGAAGGAGCGTCTAGAAGCGATGCGCCAAGACTTAATCAATTATAAATTGTGTTTAGATTAGTCTAtaggaacttttttttttcttgctctcCTTTTATTTTTCTGTCTTTGATTAGTTGATGTTCTCAATAATAATAAAAGCTTCTTGCGTTTTGGTTTATACTGCAGTTCTCATTGATATCTCTTTTGTGCTTAAACATCAAGGACCATTTACTTGTTTCATTGCACATTGCTATTGTATTGGGCTTTGTTTTATCTtaaatgttgttgttcatgtctcGAAGTTCTTGCGGGCGGCTTTACATGCTGAAACGCCGATAGTTTTAGATTCGCGCAGTTTTGCCAAacaaaattcatatctcgatgtaggagcGTTGAAACCATGGGCCGCAAAATTCTCAAGAAACTAGACTTAGGAATCTATcatgtatccaaaaatcaaagtcAAAAAACATATATATCATCCCAAAAAAATCCAAGAATTTGgctctacatgctgaaacgccaatatttctcagattcgagcatTCTCGCCAAAATTTCATATCTCGACGTAGGGGCGTTGAAATCACGAGCCGTAAAATTCCCAAGAAAATAGACTCATAAATATAGcatgtatccaaaaatcaaagtcAAAAAACAGATAGATCATCCCATATAAATCCAAGAATTTGTctctacatgctgaaacgccaatatttctcagattcgagcagtctcGCCAAATAATTCATATCTCGACGTAGGTGCGTTGAAATCACGAGACGCAAAATTCccaagaaactagactcataaataTAGCATGTATACAAAAATCAATGTCAAAAAAACAGATatatcatcccagataaatccaagaatttggctCTACAAGCTGAAATGCTAAtatttctcagattcgagcagtctcgccaaaaaattcatatctcgacgtaAGGGCGTTGAAATCACTAGCCGCAAAATTCCCAAGAACCTAGACTCATAAATCTAGCATGCATCCAAAACTCAAGCCAACAACAATCTGAATAGTTCCAGATAAATTCAAGAAGTTAACAATACATGCTAAAACGTCGATAGTTTTAGATTTGCGCCGTTTCGTcgagaaaattcatatctcgatgtaggaacaTCAAAATCATGAGCTGCTAAATTCTCAGGAAACTAGACTTACTAATATAATatgtatccaaaaatcaaagttggaaaccctctggatcatcccagataaattcgGGAAATCCACCTTAGATTTTTTATTCCAACTTGAAAACTTGACGGATTTGAAGGATTGAACTTGAAGGCTTGCTAGACtctaagacttcaacttgcagatATGGTGAATTTAGAACTTCAGCTTGAAGACTAACATATTTGAAGGCTTCGCCTTGCAGTTGCGATGGCTTTGAACTTCAACTTAAAGAGTTGCCGGATTTGAGGCCTTCAATTTGGAGACCAATGGTTTTGCAGACTTTAACTCCTTGATTTAACCACTTGCTAAGAGATTACAGTCATTCCATTGGAGAAACTCATTTGTCATGGAGATTTGCCTTCGTTGGACTACTGATATTTAGTGAAAGTCCAAATTGAAGCAAAAAGATGCTTGTATGCACGATCTCCATGCGCCTGGTCAGGCGAACGTCATTTTGAACAACGCATAGGgggatgcgtttttttttttactcatgcgactgaacttagaataaaactctaagcgcctacgtacctcggtgaagaggatcaagtcataccgtagttcagaaaaatgagttttttttttgtgtcctaacttttgcctaggctgCCCCTTGCggggttttcaacctagcggatatttttttttgtgttctaaCTTTTTCCTAGGCTGCCTCTTGCgagattttcaacctagcggacattttcTTGGGTTGTGCACAGTTTATACTCTTGCGGGCCAAGAGTTGCATGCAGTTTATGCTCTGCCTTAAGGAGCGCCATCTTACTTTAAGGATAGTACTTCTTCAAGAACCTTGCGTTGATAGGACCGATCCTCAGGCCATCCGCATCAACAAGCTTGTAAGGGCCACTTGAATATGCTTCTTTTATGACATATGGTCCATCCCATTTTGAGGTGAATTTGCCCCCAGATTTATGGGAAACGATGATGGGTCTTCTTACTGCAAGGACTTGATCTCCCACTTGGAAGGACCTCAAGCGAACCTTTTTTGTTGAAGGCACGAGATAGACgggcttgataacattcaagattttgttgagcctcTAACCTTTTCTCATCAAGTGCTTCTAACTCTGCAAGATGCAACCGAGCATTTTCCTCTTCGGTGAGCCCTTCTTGAATAGCAAGTCATAAAGAAGGTATTTGGCGCTCAAGTGGTAGGACTGCTTCAACTCCATAAGCAAGCGAGTATGGGGTTGTTTGCGTTGGTGTGAGGTAAGTCGTCCTATATGCCCACAAAGCATCTTCCATTCGTTCATGCCAATCTCATTTGGACTTGGAGACAACCTTCTTCAACAAGTTACACAAAGTCTTATTGAACGCTTCAACTAGACCGTTGGCGGCAGCATGATACATAGAAGATTTACGCTGCTTGAAGCCGAAGAGATCACAAATCTTGTTCATCAATTTGTTATCAAATGGCTTTCCATTGTCCATTATTATGTAAAGAGGAATGCCGAAGCGGTAGATGATGTTTACCCGGATGAAGTTCGCAACATTctccttcttcacttctttaAGAGCGACAGCTTCGGCCCATTTTGACAAGTAATCGGTTGCATCCAAGATGTACAAGTGTCCACCAGAAGATTTCGGCAACAGACCAATGACATCCAAcccccaagcgtcaaatggccaagatgcgACGGTCGGGTGTAATGCTTCGGGCGGCAGATGTataaaattcgcatgaaactGACAAGCCTTGCATCTTCGAGCATAGTCTAAGCAATCTTTCACCATCGTTGGCCAATAATATCCTATCCTTTTTATGTGGAAGTGGAGTTGTGGTccagattgatgtgatccacataCTCCTGAATGTGCTTCTTGCAAAGCTTGGACTGCTTCATCCTCCCCTAAACATCGCAagagtacccccccccccccccctcaaaagATCTTCTATATAAGGTATCCTTGTAGTAAAGGAATCGAGGTGCACGACGACGAATCTCAGTTCTTCTTCTTGAGTCTTCTGGCAGTATCCCATAACTTAACTAATCAATGATGGGTTGTCGCCAGTTTTCCTTTGCAGCTTCAGAAACAGCTACGAGATGCTCAGGCTCACTTTCCGCGCCTTCGTCCTCATTTGGTGGAGGTACTACCCATTTTTGGCAGATAGGCACTTGAGTTTGATCTGGTTGAGTTAGTGTTGAAGCTAGAGTAGCTAAAGCATCAGCTTTCTTATTTTCCTTCCTTGGAACGTGTTGAAGAGTCACATCACCAAGCCATCCTATCAACTTATGAGCATAACCATGATAGGGGAGTAATTCAGGCTTCCTGACTTCATAACTTCCCAGGAGTTGATTGATCACTAACTGAGAGTCACCAAACACTTGTAACTGCAACTGCTTCATGTCGACGGCCATTTCAAGTCCAAGTATTAGTGTTTGGTATTCAGCGACATTGTTGGAGCAACATTGTGTCAAAGTAAAGGAGTATGGTAGAATTTCTCCTTGCGGAGTAACAAACACCACACCAGCACCAACTCCATCACGTTGTGAAGCACCATCAAAGTACATTTTCCACTGAGGTTGAATTTCAACGACCATTGCATCTTCATCAGGAAGTTCATCAGTTAGCTCCCAATCATCAGGTATCGGGTGATCCGCCAAGAAGTCCGCCAATGCCTATCCTTTTACAGCCTTTTGAGGGATGTATGTGATCTCAAATTGTTGAAACTGGAGGTACCACCTTGCTAGTCGATCACTGAGGACTGGTTTTGACATCATAAACTTAATGGGATTTGCCCTGGAAATAAAATGAACACTATGAGCTTGAAAGTAATGCTTCAACTTTTGATCGAAAAGACTAAAGCCAAACACAACTTTTCAATTGGCGTGTAATTCAGCTCATTTGGTGTCATCATTATACTTAAGTAGTAAAGAGAATTTTCTTTCCCTTCACTATTCTCTTGGGCCAATAACGCTCCAACCGACCTTTCTTGTGCTGAAATGTATAGTATCAATGGTTTTCCAGGTATAGGGGCTACTAAAACTGGAGGCTTTATCAAATATGACTGGATATTCTCGAAGGCATTAGTACATACTTCTTCCCACTTGAAAGAGGCGCCCTTCTTCATGAGACAACTAAATGGTTGGCACCTTCCAGCTAAATTTGAAATGAATCTCCTACTGTAAGCTAGCTTCCCTTGCAGACTTtttaactcatgaatatttcaaggctcgggcattttcaaaatcgcatcaactttggcttgatcaatttcgattcctcgatgtcaaacaatgaaaccaaggaattttccagaagtaactccaaaggcacatttcaatggattcattcgaagttgatatctccgaagtcgctcgaacaccattctcaggtcttgcaaatggtcgctcctctttcttgattttaccacTAAGTCATCCACATAAAATTCAACATTTTTGTGGAGAAAATCATCAAAGATATTTTGGACAGCCCTTTGATATGTGGCACCAACATTtttcaaaccgaaaggcatcactttgtaacaataaatacccttgggtgtacgaaatgcagtaagctcttcatcttttgATGTCATGCGAATTTGGTTATAGCCGGATGAACCGCCCATGAAAGACATCGCCTCGTAGCatcaatcatcaattctgggatgggAAGCGGGAAATCATCTTTAGGGCATGCGTTGTTAAGATCCCTGAAGTCAACACAAACTCGAATTTGGCCAGTCTTCTTTTTCGCGGGAACGATACTCAAAATCCATGTAGGATATTTAACTTCACGAATAACGCCAGCTCAATGAGTTTGTTGACTTCATTTTCGATTGAAGGAACCAAATCTGGTCTGAAATGCCTTTGGGTCTGCTTAACAGGACGGGCACCATTCTTGACCACCAGATGATGGACTGCTACTTTGGGATCTAATCCAGGCATCTCTTTATACCTCTAAGCAAAAACATCCCTATATTCTTTGAGTATTTCTATATAAGTGTCTTCTTCAACACTTGTTAGAAAAGCACTTAGGTAGGTGGGCCTTGGGTCTTCATCAGTACCAAGATTAACTTCTTTCAAAGAGTCTAATATGGTCTTCACCCCTTCTTCAACTTCTGGAGAAGTATCTCTGGCACCTTCATCCTCTCGAGGATCACCATTATTGAAAGATATGTGGTAACACGAGGAGATGTCCTCCAACTTCTCGACAACCTCCATCTAAAATGAAGTATCTTGATCACTTTGTGCAGTAATAAGATATGAAGAATCTACACTCTCCTCATCTTCGTCACGCTCCTTGGTATACACTACAATGTGAGACTTTGCTTTTAGCACCTCTCCACATGAAACCACAAGCTTTGTTTGTCGTCTCATTCTAGAAGGAATCAATCTTTGTATATCCCTCTGGGTTCCAGGCAAAGCAAGCGTTTTCACGCTTTGATAATCTCTGTGGaacttgttctttcttttcttcttcagtTTCAACGGCCCTAATCTCTTAAATACAGAAGCTTTTGTGGCCTGCTTTCCAAGATGATCAAACACTGAAGGCCTTTTGTTGGAAGCAATAGACTCATCTTCCACAGTAATGTAGTTGGTACTTGCCCTTGTTATGGATATGCGAACTGGTGGAGGTTGTTTGTATCCCAAACCTTCACGTGATTGCATCATGCTATCTCCTGATGGAAGTTTCCCTAACTTTGACGGCTCGTTGGGGTTGTACCCAGCCTTGACaaataacttgtaagcatttggatcaaAGCCTTCATTTGTACGTTTTGTAGGGACTGCCATATTTTGTGGAGGATTCTGAGACACGAAGTCTCCAAGTAACTTTAAGGACAAATTTATTGCATCAATTCGTCTGATGGGAAGAGTTAGCCCCCCGAGCATATTTTCTTGAGCTTCAGATGGTTGAccttcctttttcttcaactttggAACATAGCAGAGCACGGgagttgtcttcttcttctttttcaaagACATGGTGTTCCCTTTATTCGGACTAGAGTGCGGCACCTCCACACCAACTTCAACTTTTCCAATAGTCTCATCAGCTCTTTCAGTTGGAATCTTATCACTCTTGGTCGTTGCGATGTCATCGACCTTTACTTCTTTCACCATGTAGTTCTTCAAATAGAAATTTGCATCGACGAAGTGTGACTCAGCTTCAGTAAATGGCTTATCATCATAAACTATCTTCTTTTCGACACTGCCTTCGAGATATTTCAAACATTGATAGTAGGAGGATGGGACAACTTTATTCTCGTGTATCCATGGCCTGCCAAGCAATATATTATACGAAGTCTTTGCGTCGATGACATGCATCCATGCACTTGATCGCAAATCTTCGATGGTGATATCTACTTTGACAGCACCTATGGCTCGCTGCCCCCCTTGATTGAATCCTTATATCATCAAGCGGCTTTCAAAAAGTTCTTCAGTTGTGATGCCAAGTTCCTTCATTGTGCGAATAAGAAGAATGTTAACTCCAGATCCATCATCTATCAGTATTCTGTTTATCCTTTTCTCGAGGGCATAACCCACCATGTACAATGGACGATTGTGTAGTGTTTCACCAAGTAGAAGATCATTATCTGTGAATATGATTCTTGTATCACATGTGTGTACCTCTTTCGAAGAAGATTCAACAGGCTTTTCAGATGATGACAGAGACAGTGTTGATAGGCTTTCATCATTTGCTTCCTCTTTATCAGTATTGAAGCATGATGCCTCAATGTTGTCTCGAGCAGTCTTATTGCAGAACCAGCTTGGTAGAAATTCCCCCAAAGTCACAGGACGTCGTGATTCTTGGTGGTAGTTCTCCTCCACTTTTTCTTTCTTCGGACGCTCAACTGATTTCTGCTTCCTTAGTCTTCTAACCATCCTTTTCCTTGTTGGTTGTTTAGATGATTCTTTTCGTGGACTTGTTTTACAACATCTCCGCCTAGTCACCAGAATCCAACCTTCATCATTGGCTTCATCAACTTGGGTTCTATCTTCCTCCAATGGTCCTCCCTTTCTTCAAAGCTGTATATCTGGACTGGATCGAAAGAGCCAAAGGTGATAGAGACTTGATTTGAACTTGTCTTCTCATTATCAAGCAGAATCTTATTTTCATTAGCCAACTGCATAACTTTGTCCTTGAATACAAAGCACTTCTCAAGAGGGTGACCCACGAGTCGATGATACTTGCAATAGTTCGGGTCGTTTGTTTTTCCAGCTTCATTGGGCCGCTTCATCTCTGGTAACTCAATGAGTTTCAGCTCAAGTAGTTCATCAAAAATTTCGGGGACATCAAAATCTAGGAAGGGGTATTCTCtttcttgcatctccttcaaggTCAACTTTCGACTTTTGTTATCTTGGAAGGAAGTTGCTTTCATACTCTGCTTCTTGCTCACCTTCGTAGTAAACTTTACAGGCGAGACATTGACGTTCATAGATTGTTTGTTGTCACTCTTGGGAACGAACTTGCTCCATTTCTTGGGTTCCTGCTTGTCCTTTCCTTTGCGAGGGTCGTAGACAGGCATTACTTCATTCCCAGTAGAAGACATgctcaactccatgtcatgagcacgagtaGCTAGTTCTTCAAAAGACCTTGGCTTAATTCCTTGCAAGATGTAGTGAAGCCCCCAATGCATTCCTTGAATACACATCTCTATCGCAGAAGCTTCCCTGAGTCTATCTGTGCAGTTTAGACTTGCATTTCTCCATCGATTGATGAAATCGATAACTGGTTCTCCCTTCCTATGGCGAGTGCTTGTAAGTTCGACCATGCTCACGGTACGCCTTGTGCTATAAAAGCGATTGAGGAACTCCTGCTCTAGTTGCTCCCAACTATCGATAGAATTAGGCTCAAGATCAGTGTACCAGTCAAAGGTATTCCCCTTGAGGGAGCGGACGAACTACTTGACAAGATAGTCTCCATAGGTCCCAGCGTTATTACATGTTTCAACAAAGTGTGCAACATGTTGCTTTGGATTTCGCTTgccttcaaattgttgaaatttgggAGGTTGATAACCGGCGGGCATCTTGAAGCTATCAATTCTTGTAGTGTACGGCTTTCCGTAAGTAAAAGAAGACTTGGCAGCAACTTCGTACTTATCCTTGATAGTCCCTTCGATGAACTCCTTTAGTTGGTCGAGCGGAATCATCCCTTCAGAAGAAACTGGAATTTCCTTGGTAGACAGTACTTGTTTTGCACGAGGTTCAGTCTCCTGTGCTTCTAGACCCTTCCCAGGTGCGTAGCTAGATTTTCCTTCCATTAATCCATCCATCTTGTCCATCAACTTCTCAATCCGAGCGTCTTGATTTTGCACATGCTTGGCTAAGCCATCAATCACCTTTGCCAAGTTTTCTAGTGCCTCCTCCATCGATGAAGCGTTTGTTACCATTGCTTGTATGATTATTGGGGATGTTGGAGAATAGCATGGATTATCGCATAAGTTGATCTTTGACTGGCCTACTTCATGTGGTGTGAGTGGAGATCCGTCACTTAAAGTATCATCATCTTCCTTCATAGCAGATTTCTTGGATCCAGAGAGATCAAGTAGAGCTAGAGTCTTCTTAATCTTTTCAGCAATGTTGCTCCCTTCATCCGATGCATCGGTAGAGGATCTTGCTCCTTTTAGGGATGAAGATCCAAAAACAGGAGTTGTTGCGGACGACACTTGGAGTGCTTGTTGTCCCAACAAGCTTGCTTTGCTCCTCGTAATTGGTCCAATGCTATCAAAGGTAATGTCGAGGATGCTTTCCACATCAGTAGAGAACTTGGAGTTATCAACCTTGGAGATGATCTTCTATGAAGTCATTTCAATGTTCTTGAGCTTCGATCGGCGAAAAGTtgagatgagaggtagagattgtcccactgggcgtgccagaatttgtagacaataaaattctcGTCGAGAAAacaataatcaagacaggaaaatatcgcaacaatctttgtatttgatttcagaatatgagtgttacaatctctatgattcctctgattcgtcttttcaacaataaatccaagggcttttgagcttgatcttgaacttgatggatttaaTTTTGACTtggacttgaattcaagggcttttgagttTGATCTTGAATCTGCGTcttgatctctagaacttctagagaaatacttgaatgcttgaatgcttttagcttgtagagaaatctgcagcgtttgatccacgagct
Coding sequences within it:
- the LOC132601737 gene encoding uncharacterized protein LOC132601737, translated to MVKDCLDYARRCKACQFHANFIHLPPEALHPTVASWPFDAWGLDVIGLLPKSSGGHLYILDATDYLSKWAEAVALKEVKKENVANFIRVNIIYRFGIPLYIIMDNGKPFDNKLMNKICDLFGFKQRKSSMYHAAANGLVEAFNKTLCNLLKKVVSKSK